The sequence GAAGAGTTAAATGAATCTGATGGATTACAAGCCTTAAATGATTTATTGGAAGTAATTCAAAGTACAAGTTCTTTACCTTTTTCTGAAGTGGTACCTTCTATTCAAACCATGTTGTTCCAAAGGATGAACAAATCTCAATGGAAGGATGATGCAACTCTCATCTTGATTGAGATCACCTAACAAAAATTCATAAGTGATCTCAAAATGATTTTGAATTCGTTTTCTTATTATTTCACTAATTCCAAATTACCAGTCGCCGGAAGCTCCACCACCAGCAGAGTCACCACCTCCACCAGACCAACTGTCCGAACCTGAAGACCACGAGTCACCGCCACTGGACCAACCTCCGCCGCCAAAATATCCACCGTCGGAGCCGCCACCATTACCGATTCCTAATTTATGTTTGATAAACATAACAAGAATAAATAACAAAACTGCGACGATAAGGCCAAACGTACTTCCGAATAGAAAGGTTAAAAGTGGAAATAAAACGAAAAGCCCAATGATTGTAAAAATGATTCCTCCAATCGAAGGGACAATTAAAGAAATCAAGGTAAAGATCCCTCCCACAATTCCAGAGGAAAAAACTTCATCGTCGGAACTATTGCCAGTTGTGGCGACATCATCCGCTGAAGGTGTGTATTCTCCTCGAATCGTTGCCATAATCGCATTCACACCGGCTGTCACCCCACCATCCATATCTTTTGCTTTAAAACGTGGTTTTAATTCATCACGAATGATTTGTTTGGCTTGGATGTCCGTTAGTGCACCTTCGAGTCCACGACCTACTTCTATTCGCATCTTTCTTTCGTTAGGTGCTATGATGAAGAGGACTCCATTGTTTTTGGATTTCTGTCCTAACTTCCATTCATCAAAAATTTGAATGGCTACCTCTTCAATCGGTTCATCTTGCAGACTCGGGGTCGTATACACTGCAATCTGATTTGAGGTTTCTGCTTCAAACTGCTTCAAATTTGTTTCAATTTGGGTGATTGTTGCTTGTGATAAAATTCCTGCATGGTCCATCACCCTTCTTTCTAATTTTGGAACAGGGTAGGAATGAATCGCAGTATAGATTGGGGATAAAAGAAAAATAAAAAGAGATATTTTCCCAAAATCAATAAATGAATTTAGTTTTGAATGATTCAGCTTTCTGAGACACATCACATCAATTTCCCACCATCTCGAATTTCATTTGAGATTTCATTTTTATCATCCTTTTCTCTTTGGATGTTGTATTTTTTGAGTAATTCTCCACAAAAGAGAATGCTAGATACAATCCCTTCCTTTTTTTGATTCGACTTCATCCCTTCAATGATCAGTTTCACTGCTTCATTCCATTCTGATTTTGGGACAACTCTTGCAATTTCTTTGTCAGGCAAAATGCGAACAAAGTGTTCATATAGAGAGATATAAATTAAAATTCCGGTTCGGTCTTTGGTTCTAAAAACTTCTTCGTCCAAAAAAGCTTCTTTTGCTCTCAGGTCGACAAAGTATTGTTTGGCTGCTCTTGACACTAAGTTGATTCTTAGTTTTGGAAAAAGAGCAGTAATGGATAATCCAAAAATAGCTCCTATCCAAACAGAGAGAACAGCATAAAGAGATTCCCCATTCCAAACAAGACCATAAAACTTTTGAGCCGTATAAAAACTAATACCAGTGATTCCACCCATAAGGAAGGCACCAAGCCAGGCCCATTCTTTGTAGTGGTGAGAGGATTCTGCAAAATAAGGAACAATTTCTGCAGAGGTTTTTGACTCAGCATCGCCGACAGCTCTTTTGATTTCTTCCAAATCAGATTGATTGAAATAACGTTTGAGGATACCCATGGGCAGAAGAAAAACAGGATTTCCTGCCCAAATCAATCAAAAAAACCTAGATTTTGGAATCGATCACGATTGCTAAACTTACTAAAAATAAATGAAAAATACTAAAAAAGAAAAATCGTTTTGCGAGAATTTTGTCCTTCGAAAGTTTTAAACGATAAGCAAAGACTAAAATCAAAATCGTTAATAAAATTGCAGAAATTAAAAATAAAATTCCCATCCTTTCATCTACAAAGAAAAACCCAATGACAGACAAAGAATAAGCAATTGCATAAAGGAAAATTTGGTTCACTGTCTTTTGAATGCCTGAAACAACAGGCATCATTGGAATTCCTGCAAATTCATAATCGTCTTTTAAGAAGATCGCAAGTGCCCAAAAATGTGCAGGTGTCCAGAGAAAGATCATTAAAAATAAAATCCATGCTTGGACTGGAAGTGCATTGGCCATAGCAGCATATCCGATCAGCGGTCCAATACATCCAGAGATCCCACCAATGACGATATTTTGTTCCGTTCTTGGTTTTAACCAGATTGTATACAAAAACACGTATAATAGCAATGCAGAAAGAGCACAAATTGCTGTTAGAAGATTGATGAATTTAGTTAAAATGATAAAGGCAATGATCGCCACTGCGACTCCAAGAAAGAGGGCAAATCCTGGAGAGATTTCGCCAGCAGGGATTGGTCTTAGTTTGGTTCTATACATCACTGCATCTCTATCTCGTTCAATGTACTGATTGAGAATAAAAGAAGCAGAACTCATTAAATAGGTTCCAAATAGAGTAATAGAGATTTCGAAAAGAGAAGGGTAACCAGTTGTACCTAGATACATTCCCGGAAGAACTGTCGCAAGTACAAGTACAGTTACTCTCGGTTTTGTCAGTTGGTTCCATAATCGGAACATTATAGAACCTCTTTTCCTGGAGACCTAAAATGATAAAAAGCCGCTATAAAACAAAACATAAATACAAGGACTCCATTTAACGTGTGTAATCCGGTAATCAGTTTTGGGAGTTGGTACAAAACGTTCATAGCACCAAGAAAAATTTGAAAAGAAATCAAATAAGCAGCAATTTTTAAAGATTTTTTAACTAGGTTGTCTTTTAGGTAGAGGATCCCATAAGCGGACAAAGAAAGTACTGACAAAGCCACTAAATAACCAAACAATCGATGTTCCATTTGAATTCGGATCGGCCCAACCATTTGAGGAAACCATTCTCCGTTACAAGTAGGAAAGTCCGAACAAACAAGACCTGCATAATGCGAACTCACCTTTCCTCCAAGGAAAAGTTGGTATAAAACAACGACGAGTACAAAAAGAAAAAAATACTTTCCTGGCCGATTCCATTGGAACTTGGATACAGAATCTTCAGAGATCAGCAATCGAACAGTTAAACAAGAAGAGAGAAGCAAAACTGCGTTGAGTAAATGTAGGTTAACGGTTGTTGGGTGGAGAAGTTTAGTAACAGTGAGTCCACCAAGGATCACTTGTGAAATAAGAAAGATAAGTGAAAGTGTAGCTGGGATTCCCATTTGTTTGCGTGTTTCTTGGTTCTGTATCACCCAAACGAAACCAATCCCCACAAGGATCCCTAAAATTCCAGAATAGTATCTATGGCCCACTTCCATAAAAATCTGAAATGTAAATTCTGGCACAAATTTCCCATGGCACAAAGGCCAGTCAGGGCATGCGAGTCCTGAATCTGTTGCTCTTACGAGTGGTCCGTAGAGGAGATTGATAAGGATCATAGCGGAAAGGATGGTGTAAAAACGTTTGAGTGTCATACGTCTATCTGTTTCCTCCAGGTTTTGTGATCTGAGTTTGGGGAAAATAAAATTAATCTTGCATCTTTTAAAAATTGTTGGATAAAAAGAGCAGTTTTTCGTATAGACTATATCAGGTAAAATTATGCAAAACACAGACCTTTACAATAAGGGTGGCTATTGGACTTTCCTTGTCACACTCGTTCTTAACATTCTTTTCTTCGCTTATATTTCCTTCGTTCACCCGGGAACACCGGACAACCCAGGAATGGAATCCAAAAGCGTTCAGTCCAAATAGGGTAACTACCAAACCTTCGTGAACATTCGATTCTTCTTTTTTCTTTGTTTGTTGGTTGGAACTCAGGTCTTTGCGTATGACCCACATTCCAATTTGGCTCGGGACAATAAACTCCCGAAAGAACTGGAAAATATTGGATTTTCTGATGTCACGGGGAAGTCACTCCAACTTGACATTCCGTTCCGAGATGAATCTGGGAAAACCGTTAAGTTCTCCGATTTTCTTTCGAAAGGAAAACCAGTCCTTCTTTCTCCCGTTTACTTCAAATGTCCCACTCTTTGTAACTTCCACTTAAATGGTGTGTTCCAAGGATTAAAAGCCCTCGATTGGACTCTCGGCAAAGAATACCAATACATTGCTGTATCCATTGACCCGAAAGAAAACGAATCAGTAGCTTTTCCTAAAAAGGGAGCTTATTTGAAGGAATATGGTAGAGAAGGTGCTGAATCCGGCCTTCATCTCCTCACCGGTACCCAAGAATCCATTGATGCTTTGACAAAACAACTGGACTTTCGGTACGCTTGGGATTCAGAAGCAAAACAATACATCCACGCCAGTGGGGTTTATGTTTTGACACCGGAAGGGAAGGTCTCCCGCATTTTCCAAGGGATCCAATTGGAACCAAGGGATTTGAAATTTGCCTTCTTAGAGGCATCTTCTGGGAAGATTGGGAGTTTTGTAGACAAGTTTGCTTTATTTTGCTTTCAATTTGATCCGAGAAAAAATAAATATACGATATACGCATACAGGATGATGCAATTCGGGGGGGCGGTCACCTTACTCCTTCTCGGTGCGTTTTTATACATAAACTGGCGAAAAATAACAAATAACAACCGTCAAGGAGTCACATAGATGTCTTGGAGCAGTCTCATTCCAGCGACCTCGTTCATGCCTATCCAGGCGACTGAAATCGCAAAAGAAGTCGATCTTCTCTATGCGTTTCTGATCATAGCAAGCCTTGTTTCGTTTGTCATCTTGATTGGTGGAATGACATGGTTCCTCATCAAGTTCAAACGTACAAGTTTAGACCAGAAATCCGCATACATTACTCACAATAATTTTGCAGAATTTCTTTGGTCGTTTATCCCTCTCATCATCATGATGGGGATTTTCTACTGGGGTATGGTCATTTTCGAAAAACTTAGAACCCCACCAGAAGACATTGCTGCTGAAATTCATGTCACTGCAGAGCAGTGGGCGTGGACTTATCGTTATGCGAACGGAAAAGAGTTTTATAGTTCCGGAAACGATCCAATGATTGTTCCTGCTGGAAAAGCAACAAAACTCATCCTCACTTCAAAAGATGTCATTCATAGTTTCTATGTTCCCGCTTTCCGAACCAAACAAGATGCGGTTCCTGGAAAACTGACACAACTTTGGTTTGAACCAAAACAACCTGGAGAATACATCGTATTCTGTACAGAATACTGCGGAACCAAACACTCTGGTATGATGATCAAAATCAAGGCGATTCCTTCTGAGGAATATGCGGCTTGGTATCATGCTGAGAAAAAAGGTGCTGATAGTCCTGCGGATCTTGGAAAGACTCTCTTTGCTCAAAAAGCTTGTGCTTCTTGCCATTCCATCGACGGATCTAGAATTGTTGGACCTACGATGAAAGGACTTTTTGGTTCTAGCCGAAAGTTTGCTGATGGTAGCCAATCCAAAGCAGATGAAAACTATCTTCGTGAATCCATCCTTGTATCCTCTGCAAAAATCGTAGAAGGATACCCGCCAGCAATGCCGGTATTCCAAGGCCAATTGTCTGACGAAGATGTTGCCAACCTAATTGAATATATCAAATCCATTAAATAAGGAAGAGAGATGAGTTCAGCACATACAAAAACCGAACATGGTCACACAGACCATAATTATCTGAACCACGGATCCGGAATCTGGTCTTGGATGACCACTCTGGACCACAAACGCATTGGTCTTATGTACTTTGCAACAGTAGCTACCCTTTTCTTAATTGGTGGTTTCTTTGCTTTGGGAATCCGTCTGCATTTAGCAAAGTTTGGCACAACCCCACTTTTGGATCCAGATACTTACAATAAGTTTATGACCTTCCATGGTGCCATTATGGTATTTATGGTGATCATTCCTGGAATTCCAGCTTTCCTTGGTAACTTTGTCCTCCCCATCCAATTGGGTGCCAAAGACGTTGCTTTCCCAAGACTGAACCTTGCTTCTTACTACATCTTCATTGCTGGAGCGCTGATTGCTGCATCCTCTATGATTTTTAACCAAGTAGACACAGGTTGGACATTCTATACTCCTTACTCCACGGCAAAAACTTCCAATGGAGTGATTTTGCTTGTTTTGGGTGCTTTTACAATGGGTTTTTCTTCCATCCTTACGGGACTAAACTTCATCGTTACCACTCATAAACTGAGAGCTCCTGGAATGACAATGGACCGAATCCCACTCATGATTTGGGCTTTGTATTCCACTTCCATCATTCAGATCCTTGCAACACCAATCCTTGCGATCACTC comes from Leptospira mtsangambouensis and encodes:
- a CDS encoding TPM domain-containing protein — translated: MCLRKLNHSKLNSFIDFGKISLFIFLLSPIYTAIHSYPVPKLERRVMDHAGILSQATITQIETNLKQFEAETSNQIAVYTTPSLQDEPIEEVAIQIFDEWKLGQKSKNNGVLFIIAPNERKMRIEVGRGLEGALTDIQAKQIIRDELKPRFKAKDMDGGVTAGVNAIMATIRGEYTPSADDVATTGNSSDDEVFSSGIVGGIFTLISLIVPSIGGIIFTIIGLFVLFPLLTFLFGSTFGLIVAVLLFILVMFIKHKLGIGNGGGSDGGYFGGGGWSSGGDSWSSGSDSWSGGGGDSAGGGASGDW
- a CDS encoding SCO family protein codes for the protein MNIRFFFFLCLLVGTQVFAYDPHSNLARDNKLPKELENIGFSDVTGKSLQLDIPFRDESGKTVKFSDFLSKGKPVLLSPVYFKCPTLCNFHLNGVFQGLKALDWTLGKEYQYIAVSIDPKENESVAFPKKGAYLKEYGREGAESGLHLLTGTQESIDALTKQLDFRYAWDSEAKQYIHASGVYVLTPEGKVSRIFQGIQLEPRDLKFAFLEASSGKIGSFVDKFALFCFQFDPRKNKYTIYAYRMMQFGGAVTLLLLGAFLYINWRKITNNNRQGVT
- a CDS encoding heme o synthase → MFRLWNQLTKPRVTVLVLATVLPGMYLGTTGYPSLFEISITLFGTYLMSSASFILNQYIERDRDAVMYRTKLRPIPAGEISPGFALFLGVAVAIIAFIILTKFINLLTAICALSALLLYVFLYTIWLKPRTEQNIVIGGISGCIGPLIGYAAMANALPVQAWILFLMIFLWTPAHFWALAIFLKDDYEFAGIPMMPVVSGIQKTVNQIFLYAIAYSLSVIGFFFVDERMGILFLISAILLTILILVFAYRLKLSKDKILAKRFFFFSIFHLFLVSLAIVIDSKI
- the coxB gene encoding cytochrome c oxidase subunit II produces the protein MSWSSLIPATSFMPIQATEIAKEVDLLYAFLIIASLVSFVILIGGMTWFLIKFKRTSLDQKSAYITHNNFAEFLWSFIPLIIMMGIFYWGMVIFEKLRTPPEDIAAEIHVTAEQWAWTYRYANGKEFYSSGNDPMIVPAGKATKLILTSKDVIHSFYVPAFRTKQDAVPGKLTQLWFEPKQPGEYIVFCTEYCGTKHSGMMIKIKAIPSEEYAAWYHAEKKGADSPADLGKTLFAQKACASCHSIDGSRIVGPTMKGLFGSSRKFADGSQSKADENYLRESILVSSAKIVEGYPPAMPVFQGQLSDEDVANLIEYIKSIK
- a CDS encoding COX15/CtaA family protein, coding for MTLKRFYTILSAMILINLLYGPLVRATDSGLACPDWPLCHGKFVPEFTFQIFMEVGHRYYSGILGILVGIGFVWVIQNQETRKQMGIPATLSLIFLISQVILGGLTVTKLLHPTTVNLHLLNAVLLLSSCLTVRLLISEDSVSKFQWNRPGKYFFLFVLVVVLYQLFLGGKVSSHYAGLVCSDFPTCNGEWFPQMVGPIRIQMEHRLFGYLVALSVLSLSAYGILYLKDNLVKKSLKIAAYLISFQIFLGAMNVLYQLPKLITGLHTLNGVLVFMFCFIAAFYHFRSPGKEVL
- a CDS encoding TPM domain-containing protein; the protein is MGILKRYFNQSDLEEIKRAVGDAESKTSAEIVPYFAESSHHYKEWAWLGAFLMGGITGISFYTAQKFYGLVWNGESLYAVLSVWIGAIFGLSITALFPKLRINLVSRAAKQYFVDLRAKEAFLDEEVFRTKDRTGILIYISLYEHFVRILPDKEIARVVPKSEWNEAVKLIIEGMKSNQKKEGIVSSILFCGELLKKYNIQREKDDKNEISNEIRDGGKLM